One Acetoanaerobium noterae genomic region harbors:
- a CDS encoding copper amine oxidase N-terminal domain-containing protein yields MNKFRQSIFIFIFLALFSLITATTSLAAPSTVQIFVDGVPLMTDQPAVIRNSRTMVPFNALFSALGATVTWDEPQQKVTGTKGDLKVELFINKTGAKVNGQSVTMDTPVQIINGRTMVPLAFASSYLGSSVAWDGVNYAAYVSTGLAPDIFQPTIPGVDPVVPPVVDPVVPPTVPTVPGITAPAKDTAPKSNVLSGTYVAENLSKQRFAIQFNSSMNADIKGITSGTIGNGTYTVNGSSVTISSDLISGSFNMEELTYNGRKIILLKDTSSTGQKTLAMTPVSYEEFAKAYVSK; encoded by the coding sequence ATGAACAAGTTCAGACAATCGATTTTTATATTTATATTTTTAGCTTTATTTAGCTTAATAACAGCAACTACAAGCTTAGCGGCGCCTTCTACAGTACAGATATTTGTAGATGGGGTTCCACTTATGACTGACCAGCCGGCAGTGATTAGAAACAGTAGAACTATGGTTCCATTTAATGCTTTATTTTCAGCTCTTGGAGCTACTGTTACTTGGGATGAACCTCAGCAAAAGGTAACAGGTACAAAAGGAGATTTAAAAGTAGAATTATTTATTAATAAAACAGGTGCAAAGGTAAATGGACAGTCAGTTACTATGGATACTCCCGTTCAGATTATAAATGGCAGAACTATGGTGCCGCTTGCTTTTGCTTCATCATATTTAGGCTCAAGTGTAGCGTGGGATGGTGTTAATTATGCAGCTTATGTCTCTACGGGGCTAGCTCCAGATATATTTCAGCCTACTATACCAGGAGTAGACCCAGTTGTTCCTCCTGTAGTAGACCCAGTAGTACCACCTACAGTTCCTACAGTTCCAGGCATCACAGCACCAGCAAAGGATACAGCTCCAAAATCAAATGTACTATCAGGTACCTATGTTGCTGAAAACCTTAGTAAACAGCGTTTTGCTATTCAGTTTAACAGCTCAATGAATGCAGATATCAAAGGAATCACCTCAGGGACTATAGGCAATGGTACATATACTGTAAATGGAAGCTCAGTTACCATAAGCTCAGATTTAATCAGTGGAAGCTTTAATATGGAAGAGCTTACTTATAATGGCAGGAAAATCATCCTACTAAAAGATACTTCGAGTACTGGTCAAAAGACTCTGGCGATGACTCCAGTTTCGTATGAAGAGTTTGCAAAAGCTTATGTTTCAAAGTAA
- a CDS encoding TetR/AcrR family transcriptional regulator — protein sequence MKKSEQTKLKISSAACELFCEKGYSATSTSEIAKRAEVSEGTIFRYFATKKDLLLYIATYGIEMFAEDIAIKPLVDLSEKYKDESIEKFLYELVMNRYKLMEEHKSIIMIFMNELSFHNEIQELFRKEIGEKVNDILTKSFDNFFKRGVFRDDINTRSAMRYFSGMIFVIFMEHVHGMRDENVSIEEDVKIAIDIFLNGVRNRN from the coding sequence GTGAAAAAATCTGAGCAGACGAAATTGAAAATATCATCTGCAGCTTGTGAATTGTTTTGTGAGAAAGGATATTCAGCTACATCTACTAGTGAGATAGCAAAAAGAGCTGAAGTTTCTGAAGGTACTATTTTCAGATATTTTGCAACCAAGAAAGATTTGCTCTTATATATAGCAACTTATGGAATAGAGATGTTTGCAGAAGATATTGCGATTAAGCCTCTAGTTGATTTATCTGAGAAATATAAGGATGAATCCATAGAAAAATTTCTATATGAGCTTGTAATGAATAGATACAAACTCATGGAGGAGCATAAGAGCATTATCATGATATTTATGAATGAGCTTTCATTTCATAATGAGATTCAGGAGTTATTTAGAAAGGAAATAGGAGAAAAGGTCAATGATATATTAACAAAATCCTTTGATAATTTTTTTAAGCGTGGTGTATTTAGAGATGATATAAATACAAGAAGCGCTATGAGATACTTCTCAGGCATGATTTTTGTTATTTTTATGGAGCATGTACATGGCATGAGAGATGAAAATGTAAGCATTGAGGAGGACGTAAAAATAGCAATTGATATTTTCTTAAATGGAGTTAGAAATAGAAATTGA
- a CDS encoding efflux RND transporter periplasmic adaptor subunit, giving the protein MKKLKYLISGILMLSLVVSGCSKKAEPEVVEEKKITVETMQSVLDDISVETTISGSFKASDEVDVVPKVMGKVTNVSVKEGQVVSKGQVLFTLDSQNAQSAVRNAKAAVENAQTAVETARISMERAEQQYNNAVLNYERSKQLYDAGAIPLTQLEQAELAASPLSLELAKTQYYQAQVAVDTAKGSLSDANIALGDFTVTAPISGTITAVNVNSGNVFGGGPAIKISNLANLTMKVDVSENLIKYFVVGETMDINVKSAGDTILSGKVKEILPPSQGSLTYPVEILVSNPPSEVKAGMFAEINIATESRNQVIAVPSEAVVVKEGNTIVYIIEKDKAKLVSVKTGLDNGKMVEITEGLNEGMEVVVKGQNFLEDGALVSVVKQEE; this is encoded by the coding sequence ATGAAGAAGCTTAAATATTTGATTTCTGGAATCTTGATGCTTTCACTTGTAGTTTCAGGCTGCAGTAAAAAGGCTGAACCAGAGGTAGTAGAAGAAAAGAAAATAACAGTAGAAACTATGCAGTCTGTACTTGATGATATATCGGTTGAAACTACAATATCAGGTTCATTTAAGGCATCTGACGAGGTAGATGTGGTGCCTAAGGTTATGGGCAAGGTTACAAATGTTTCTGTAAAAGAAGGACAAGTAGTAAGTAAAGGACAAGTGCTTTTTACTTTGGATTCTCAAAATGCTCAATCAGCAGTTAGAAATGCCAAGGCAGCTGTGGAAAACGCTCAAACAGCAGTAGAAACTGCCAGAATATCTATGGAAAGAGCCGAGCAGCAATACAATAACGCAGTGCTTAATTATGAAAGAAGCAAACAGCTTTATGATGCAGGAGCTATACCACTTACTCAGCTAGAGCAAGCAGAGCTTGCAGCTTCACCACTTAGTTTAGAGCTTGCAAAGACTCAGTATTATCAGGCTCAAGTTGCTGTAGATACAGCAAAAGGAAGCCTTTCTGATGCAAATATAGCACTAGGTGATTTTACTGTTACAGCACCTATAAGCGGAACAATAACAGCTGTGAATGTAAATTCAGGAAACGTATTTGGAGGCGGACCAGCAATTAAAATTTCTAATTTAGCGAATCTCACTATGAAGGTAGATGTATCAGAGAACTTAATTAAATATTTTGTAGTTGGAGAGACTATGGATATTAATGTTAAATCAGCAGGAGATACTATTTTATCAGGTAAAGTTAAGGAAATACTACCTCCAAGTCAAGGAAGCTTGACCTATCCTGTGGAAATCTTAGTTTCAAATCCACCAAGCGAAGTAAAAGCAGGGATGTTTGCAGAAATTAATATAGCTACAGAGTCTAGAAACCAAGTAATAGCTGTTCCATCTGAGGCAGTTGTAGTAAAAGAAGGAAATACAATTGTTTATATTATAGAGAAGGATAAAGCAAAATTAGTTTCAGTAAAGACAGGGCTAGACAATGGTAAGATGGTAGAAATCACTGAAGGCTTAAACGAAGGTATGGAAGTTGTTGTAAAAGGACAAAATTTCCTTGAGGATGGGGCATTAGTCAGCGTTGTAAAGCAGGAGGAATAA
- a CDS encoding efflux RND transporter permease subunit — translation MFVSGMSVKRPVTTVMLMLIAVLLGLVSLNRLPVDLYPEIEVPVAIVSVDYSGVAPAEMETLVTKPLEQVLSTVSDLDAISSYSRQGSSIIIVQFQYGTNMDFAALEMREKVDMVKGALPDGSGTPMVLKIDPNAMPVIALSMSSQMPIDKLQSIVEDDISSRIERLDGVASVSSSGGKEKEIRVELNQAKLSGYGLSIAQIQNVLRSENLNLPGGTVKRGDQELIVRTTGEFRTVDEIRNIPLTLRSGESIRLYDVASVEEKYKDINSMSRYNGESSISLSVSKQSVANTVKVAEAVVLEVNKLKAEYPDINMEIAMDQSEFINKSISNVVASAVGGGLLAVIILFLFLRNIRSTFIVGIAIPVSIVTTFALMYFADLSINLISLGGLALGVGMLVDNSIVVLENIYRLAEQEGYQMEKAAIEGTKQVGMAVFASTLTTVAVFLPIVFVEGFTAIIFKQLSYTVTFSLLSSLVVALTVVPMLSAKILKVGETKKRKHKGFSLGRILDVFSNGIDWVAKKYSGLLRTALSHRKLSIILAVALLISSVGLVSMVGSEFFPAEDEGSFTVDIEMPFGASLEDTDALVKKVEAIVDEIPEKDDVFSNIGSTGNQFSLSATNSSQVSVNLKDSDERDRATKEIVEEVRKKVELIPGAKIEVNESSSMSGGGGGQGSPISVVIKGDNLETLEDLGLAFRDIIRNVPGTTEVKLDVEEGEPEARIVVDRNRASMYGVSVAEVANGLKASIEGVKATTLKTGEDEIDVVISLDEGTRSSIENMKQIEIFTASGKKVTVGQIADIEFDNSPTQIARANQVRTISVNSDITDRDLGSVVADIEKELEKYPLPDGYSYEFSGEQEQMAEAFSGLVLALLLSLIIVYMILASQFESLLHPFTVMLSVPFALSGGFIGLFITGKALSLPAFIGIIMLAGIVVNNAIVLIDYINQLRAKGMERNDAIIKAGKDRFRPIMMTTLTTVLGLLPMAIGLGEGSNTIAPLAIVVVGGLSLSTVLTLSFIPVVYTVFDGGSRKFKNLKSKFGNRKNKKKLVNEQA, via the coding sequence ATGTTTGTATCGGGAATGTCGGTTAAAAGGCCAGTAACAACAGTTATGTTAATGCTAATAGCGGTACTTCTAGGACTTGTGTCTTTAAACAGGTTGCCTGTGGATTTATATCCCGAAATAGAAGTTCCTGTAGCTATAGTCAGTGTGGATTATTCAGGAGTTGCTCCAGCTGAAATGGAAACTCTGGTAACAAAACCTCTAGAACAAGTGCTTTCAACCGTTTCAGATTTAGATGCAATAAGCTCTTATTCTAGACAAGGAAGCTCAATCATAATAGTTCAATTTCAATATGGAACCAATATGGACTTTGCAGCTCTAGAGATGAGAGAAAAAGTTGATATGGTAAAAGGAGCCTTGCCTGATGGATCAGGAACTCCGATGGTTCTTAAAATTGACCCTAATGCAATGCCAGTAATAGCGCTTAGTATGTCATCTCAAATGCCTATAGATAAGCTTCAAAGCATAGTTGAAGATGATATATCAAGTAGAATAGAAAGACTAGATGGAGTTGCTTCAGTTTCATCTTCTGGTGGAAAAGAAAAGGAAATCAGAGTTGAGCTTAATCAAGCTAAGCTATCAGGATATGGCCTAAGCATAGCTCAGATTCAAAATGTGCTTAGAAGTGAAAATCTAAATCTTCCTGGAGGTACAGTTAAACGAGGAGATCAAGAGCTGATTGTACGTACTACAGGTGAATTTAGAACTGTAGATGAAATAAGAAATATCCCGCTTACACTTAGAAGTGGAGAGAGTATAAGACTTTATGACGTTGCATCTGTTGAGGAAAAATATAAAGATATTAATTCGATGTCTAGATATAACGGCGAAAGCAGTATTTCTCTTAGTGTAAGTAAGCAATCAGTTGCAAATACAGTTAAGGTTGCTGAAGCTGTAGTATTAGAAGTTAATAAATTAAAAGCAGAATATCCAGATATAAATATGGAAATTGCTATGGACCAAAGTGAGTTTATAAATAAATCCATAAGCAATGTTGTAGCTAGTGCAGTTGGAGGAGGACTTCTCGCTGTTATAATCTTATTCCTTTTCCTTAGAAATATAAGATCTACATTTATTGTAGGTATAGCAATACCAGTATCTATAGTAACCACTTTTGCACTTATGTATTTTGCTGATTTAAGTATAAACCTTATATCTCTTGGTGGATTGGCGCTTGGAGTAGGTATGCTCGTTGACAACTCGATTGTTGTGCTTGAAAACATCTACCGTTTAGCTGAGCAAGAAGGCTATCAAATGGAAAAAGCTGCAATTGAAGGAACAAAGCAAGTAGGTATGGCGGTTTTTGCTTCGACATTAACTACTGTAGCAGTTTTCCTTCCAATTGTTTTCGTAGAAGGATTTACGGCGATTATATTCAAGCAGCTTTCCTACACAGTTACATTCTCACTTTTATCATCGCTTGTTGTTGCGCTCACAGTAGTTCCTATGCTTAGTGCAAAAATACTAAAAGTCGGTGAAACGAAAAAAAGAAAGCATAAAGGATTTAGCTTAGGTAGAATTCTAGATGTTTTTAGTAATGGAATAGACTGGGTAGCTAAAAAGTATTCAGGGTTACTTAGAACTGCCCTGTCTCACAGAAAGCTTTCAATAATTTTAGCTGTCGCTCTACTTATATCATCTGTAGGACTTGTATCTATGGTTGGGTCCGAGTTTTTCCCCGCTGAAGATGAAGGAAGCTTTACAGTTGATATTGAAATGCCTTTTGGAGCCAGCTTAGAGGATACAGACGCCTTGGTTAAAAAGGTCGAAGCTATAGTAGATGAAATACCTGAAAAAGATGATGTATTTTCAAATATTGGAAGCACAGGAAATCAATTTTCACTATCGGCAACCAATTCATCCCAAGTCAGCGTTAATCTAAAAGATAGTGATGAAAGAGATAGAGCTACAAAGGAAATTGTAGAAGAGGTTCGTAAGAAGGTTGAATTGATACCAGGAGCTAAGATAGAAGTTAATGAGAGTTCTTCTATGTCTGGTGGTGGAGGAGGTCAAGGAAGTCCGATTAGCGTTGTTATAAAAGGAGATAACCTTGAAACCTTAGAAGATCTTGGATTAGCATTTAGAGATATCATAAGAAATGTTCCAGGCACTACTGAAGTTAAACTAGACGTTGAAGAAGGAGAACCTGAAGCTAGAATAGTTGTTGATAGAAATAGAGCATCTATGTATGGGGTAAGTGTAGCAGAAGTAGCTAATGGGCTTAAAGCTTCTATTGAAGGGGTAAAAGCAACTACCTTAAAAACTGGCGAGGATGAAATTGATGTAGTTATATCGCTAGATGAAGGAACAAGAAGCTCAATAGAAAATATGAAGCAAATTGAAATATTTACTGCATCTGGCAAGAAAGTTACAGTAGGTCAGATTGCTGATATTGAGTTTGATAATTCTCCTACTCAAATTGCTAGAGCAAATCAAGTTAGAACTATTAGCGTAAACTCAGATATTACTGATAGAGACCTTGGCTCTGTAGTTGCAGATATAGAAAAAGAGCTTGAAAAATATCCGCTGCCTGATGGCTATTCATATGAATTTAGTGGTGAGCAAGAACAGATGGCTGAAGCATTTTCAGGTCTAGTTCTAGCACTTTTATTATCACTTATAATTGTATATATGATATTGGCTTCTCAGTTTGAATCCTTGCTTCATCCATTCACTGTAATGCTAAGTGTTCCATTTGCACTTTCAGGAGGATTCATAGGGTTGTTTATAACAGGAAAAGCACTTTCACTACCTGCATTTATAGGAATTATAATGCTAGCAGGTATAGTTGTTAATAATGCAATCGTGCTTATAGATTATATCAACCAGCTAAGAGCAAAAGGAATGGAAAGAAATGATGCTATAATCAAGGCAGGTAAAGATAGATTCCGTCCTATCATGATGACCACTCTTACTACAGTTCTTGGACTTTTACCTATGGCGATAGGGCTTGGTGAAGGTTCAAACACTATAGCACCTCTAGCTATAGTAGTGGTAGGAGGACTTTCGCTATCCACTGTCCTTACTCTATCATTTATACCTGTAGTATACACAGTTTTTGATGGAGGAAGCAGGAAATTTAAAAATCTAAAATCAAAATTTGGAAATAGAAAAAATAAGAAAAAGCTAGTAAACGAACAAGCATAA
- a CDS encoding DUF2922 domain-containing protein, whose translation METTLNLVFEKASGKKHTMRIADAKLSQDPIKVKALMDYIVDNNLIYVKDDALVAALEANLQNVTENPIEL comes from the coding sequence ATGGAGACAACACTAAATCTAGTATTTGAAAAAGCTAGCGGTAAAAAGCACACTATGAGAATTGCCGACGCAAAGCTCAGTCAAGACCCTATTAAAGTCAAAGCTTTGATGGACTATATCGTAGATAATAATCTAATCTACGTAAAAGATGATGCTCTAGTTGCTGCTTTAGAAGCTAATCTTCAAAATGTTACAGAAAATCCAATTGAATTATAG
- a CDS encoding DUF1659 domain-containing protein, whose product MIEKISMPSSIRLKYLTGVDTDGKEMFKTRTINNITSSVTDELIYGLKAMLEEVQNSPIAEFTRIETSKITQS is encoded by the coding sequence ATGATAGAAAAAATTTCAATGCCAAGCTCAATTAGACTCAAGTATCTTACAGGCGTGGATACAGATGGGAAGGAAATGTTTAAAACAAGAACCATAAACAACATAACTTCATCAGTAACTGATGAACTGATTTATGGATTAAAAGCTATGCTTGAGGAAGTTCAAAACTCGCCTATAGCAGAATTCACAAGAATAGAAACAAGTAAAATTACACAAAGCTAA
- the galU gene encoding UTP--glucose-1-phosphate uridylyltransferase GalU codes for MQTVKKAIIPAAGLGTRFLPATKAQPKEMLPIVDKPTLQYIIEEAVASGIKEILIITGRNKKSIEDHFDKSVELELELEQKGKLDLLEMVRNISNMINIHYIRQKEPNGLGHAIHCAKSFIGDEPFAVMLGDDVVDAEKPCLKQLIEAYEEYHTTILGVQQVANEDVDKYGIVEGKYIENGIYKVKDLIEKPDIETAPSNIAILGRYIITPEIFDILENTKPGKNGEIQLTDGLKTLCKNQAMYAYVFEGKRYDVGDKLGFLEATVDFALKNPELRDGFLEYMKKTVSSNM; via the coding sequence ATGCAGACTGTGAAGAAAGCTATAATACCGGCTGCGGGACTTGGGACTAGATTTTTACCTGCGACTAAAGCACAGCCAAAGGAAATGCTCCCTATAGTTGATAAGCCAACCCTGCAATATATAATAGAGGAAGCAGTAGCTTCAGGTATAAAAGAGATTCTTATCATTACTGGAAGAAATAAAAAATCAATAGAAGATCACTTTGATAAATCTGTGGAATTAGAGCTAGAATTAGAACAAAAAGGAAAACTAGATTTACTTGAAATGGTTAGAAATATAAGCAATATGATTAATATACATTATATAAGGCAAAAAGAGCCTAATGGATTAGGGCATGCAATTCACTGTGCGAAGAGCTTTATAGGGGATGAGCCATTTGCTGTTATGCTTGGCGACGATGTAGTAGATGCAGAGAAGCCATGTCTAAAGCAGCTTATAGAAGCCTACGAGGAATACCATACTACAATTTTAGGAGTGCAGCAGGTAGCAAATGAGGATGTTGACAAGTATGGAATAGTTGAGGGAAAATATATTGAAAACGGCATTTATAAGGTGAAGGACTTAATAGAAAAACCAGATATAGAAACCGCTCCATCAAATATAGCAATACTTGGAAGATATATAATAACTCCAGAAATATTTGATATATTAGAAAATACAAAGCCAGGCAAAAATGGAGAAATTCAGCTTACAGATGGATTAAAAACTCTGTGCAAGAATCAAGCTATGTATGCCTATGTATTTGAGGGCAAGCGCTATGATGTAGGGGACAAGCTAGGCTTTTTAGAAGCCACTGTCGATTTTGCATTAAAGAATCCTGAGCTTAGAGATGGATTTTTAGAGTATATGAAAAAAACAGTTAGCAGCAATATGTAA
- a CDS encoding S-layer homology domain-containing protein, with the protein MTRGKKAASILLCSAMVFSSFATSFAASYTDMSKHWAESYVQNIKEKQIISGYEDGSFKPDKSVSRLEAIIMISKMFSTDQINQVYASKKDAWEGKLVSYKIPDWSWPYVVFAVENNIIPGTDDFLSKIMNQSQKNVQNAALRYEVMVYMVRALNWESELGKTAVLKYKDIQTIPAQAIPYIDIMIKKGIIGESGDQNGNFGAQRPVTRAEMAVMLANAYKYASQLSPTINTDTAQVDSNNVTNVQTPSTIPSTGTQAVANNSLSVMDGTVELVTSVGDYTSFTISSASGVFHSFGNNNSMIQIKIGNSPASLSDLKIKDKVKVLYEEGNKARNIIIADKEQKVTGVFSGTGMGTTIQLLSDGQVQRYIYDATTKITLDGMNVDLSQIRANDQIEIFVLSGKATEVKAYSSNKTIYGTVADIRSSSIVIEENSRENKYEVADDVRITRNGSRVYNLNELGINDQITAVMQNGKITSIESASVKSRIRKGVIKQILISSTKTQIIVADSDNKDYTLDVNINTQVRIDGRRSSVNDLKLGYEVDVYLDGNIIEEISADGSYKQSMYVGKVVYHDDRDRIIEMKDSDGNTIKVYYDSSTMIEDIKTGNTLRARQIYKGDDVTIVGIERLGGLDATRIMVSMQYY; encoded by the coding sequence ATGACACGTGGAAAAAAAGCAGCATCGATACTGCTTTGCAGTGCAATGGTATTTTCAAGCTTTGCAACTTCATTTGCAGCATCATACACTGACATGTCAAAACACTGGGCTGAAAGCTATGTTCAAAACATAAAGGAAAAGCAAATTATCAGTGGGTATGAAGATGGAAGCTTTAAACCAGATAAATCTGTAAGTAGGCTAGAAGCTATAATTATGATAAGTAAGATGTTCAGTACTGATCAGATAAATCAGGTTTATGCATCTAAAAAAGATGCATGGGAAGGCAAGCTAGTAAGCTATAAGATTCCAGACTGGTCGTGGCCTTATGTAGTTTTTGCTGTAGAAAACAATATAATTCCAGGGACAGATGATTTTCTATCAAAAATAATGAATCAGTCTCAAAAAAATGTTCAAAATGCAGCACTTCGCTATGAGGTTATGGTTTATATGGTAAGAGCTTTAAACTGGGAGTCAGAGCTTGGAAAAACAGCAGTTTTGAAATACAAGGATATTCAAACAATACCAGCTCAAGCAATACCTTATATAGATATAATGATAAAAAAAGGAATCATAGGTGAAAGTGGAGATCAAAACGGGAATTTTGGAGCTCAAAGACCAGTTACACGAGCTGAGATGGCTGTAATGCTAGCCAATGCATATAAGTATGCGAGTCAGTTATCACCTACTATTAATACTGACACTGCTCAAGTAGATAGTAACAACGTTACAAATGTGCAAACTCCTAGCACTATTCCTTCTACAGGAACTCAAGCTGTTGCCAATAATTCGCTCAGCGTTATGGATGGTACTGTTGAGCTTGTGACTTCTGTTGGAGATTACACTAGCTTTACAATTTCTTCGGCATCAGGAGTATTTCACTCATTTGGAAACAACAATTCTATGATTCAAATAAAGATAGGAAATTCACCTGCAAGTCTTTCTGACTTAAAAATTAAGGATAAGGTTAAAGTTCTTTATGAAGAAGGCAATAAGGCGAGAAATATAATTATAGCTGATAAGGAACAAAAGGTTACAGGTGTATTTAGTGGAACTGGAATGGGAACAACAATTCAGCTTTTATCAGATGGACAGGTTCAAAGATATATATATGATGCTACTACCAAGATAACCTTGGATGGGATGAATGTAGATTTATCTCAAATCAGAGCTAACGACCAGATAGAAATATTCGTGCTTTCAGGCAAGGCGACAGAAGTTAAAGCCTATTCGTCAAACAAAACAATATATGGCACAGTGGCTGATATTAGAAGCAGTAGTATAGTAATAGAAGAAAATAGCAGAGAAAATAAGTATGAGGTTGCCGACGATGTTCGTATTACTAGAAATGGTTCAAGAGTATATAATTTAAATGAGCTTGGTATAAATGACCAAATTACAGCTGTTATGCAAAATGGCAAAATCACATCAATAGAGTCTGCGAGTGTAAAGTCTAGAATAAGAAAAGGTGTAATTAAGCAAATTCTTATTTCTTCAACCAAGACTCAAATTATAGTTGCAGATTCGGATAATAAGGATTATACCCTAGATGTAAATATAAATACGCAAGTTAGAATAGATGGTAGACGCTCATCTGTAAATGACCTTAAGCTAGGCTATGAAGTGGATGTATATCTTGACGGCAATATAATTGAAGAAATTTCTGCAGATGGAAGCTATAAGCAATCCATGTATGTAGGAAAGGTCGTATATCATGATGACAGAGACAGAATAATAGAGATGAAGGATTCGGATGGAAATACTATAAAAGTGTATTATGATAGTAGCACTATGATTGAAGATATAAAAACTGGAAACACCTTAAGAGCAAGACAGATATATAAAGGCGATGATGTAACTATAGTTGGTATAGAAAGACTAGGCGGTCTTGATGCTACTAGAATCATGGTTAGCATGCAGTATTATTAA